GCGCCTGGCCCGTTCCTCGGAGTGGCGGTACTCGTCGATGACCTGTTTCAGGGACAGTGGCTGGTTGAACTGCACATAGGTGTTGCGGCCGTGAACCATGATGATCAGCAGCTTCTGCAGCCGGCCAGCCACGCTCCAGGTATCGGATAGCAACAGCTTCACCAGCGATTTCTCTTTGTCCGGCGAGCGCCCCCAGAACAGGGAGACGGGGACGATCTGAACATCCTCGTCCGGATTCTCCAGACCGTAGTGAATCAGCGCCTCGAACTCGGTGGTCAGTACCGGCGTCTGACGGCGGCGGAACAGACCGCCAATGCGACGATACAGAAAGAAGAACGAGTGGGACGGTCCGTTTTTTACCGGCAACGAATCCGTGGCACCGGGCAGGCGGGCGCGAATGACTTCCTGCTCCAGTACCAACCGGCTGGACAGGCTGCTGTACTGGAGTACGTAACAGACCGGTTTATCGGGAGTCAGACCCAGGGCTTCACGGCTGTTGCCGCTGACGTCCGTCCTGACCCAAAGGAACAGTATCCTTCGCAAAATGGTCAGGATCAGGCTGCGAATGCCCTGGTAAAGTCGCATAAAGTGTTGCTCCGGTGAATCAGACAGGGGCCAAGTTTACTTGGTTGCGTTCGGTGCGGAAAGTCACTGATCTTACTTGACCCTTCCTCCAGTGTGGTACATTTCAGCTTGGCCCATTCATCACGCAGGTGTGGACAGTTAATGGCAATCTCGAACACAGGCTGGACGCCGGGTTGGACCACGAACCCTCCGCAGGCGGGGGACCAATTGTTGGCGATTTCCGGTTCGACCATCCTCAAGCCGTCCGAGGGTTGGTTCCTCTCGTGGAAGTCTGTCGGGCACCAGGGTGCCGGTTGCGAGGCCGTTGCGCTGGGAACGTGGGACGGTAAACCGGTCTACGTCACTGAGCTTGCAGACCCTGATTTACCGGGGCTGGAGCCGGTTGCCCTGAGGGATGCCCTGCTGCTGATGGACGAGGCTCCGGCAGACCTGCTGAGTACCGGATTTCAGGTCTGGCAATGGTGGCGTGACCACAGGTATTGCGGGCGCTGCGGCCTGGAAACAGCGTTCCATCCGGCCGAGCGGGCAAAATGGTGCGAGCCGTGTGGCATTCCCTGGTACCCGAGATTGGCGCCTTGTGTGATCGTCGTGATTCGGCGGGAGGATCGCCTGCTGCTGGCCAGGTCGTCAAGGGCCCGTCACCACTTCTATAGCCTGATTGCAGGCTTTGTCGAGCCGGGCGAAAGCCTCGAAGAAGCGGTCGCCCGCGAGGTCAAAGAGGAAACCGGCCTGGACGTTGCCAATGTCCGGTATCAATCCTCCCAGCCATGGCCATTTCCGCACCAGCTGATGGTTGGTTTCTTTGCCGACTACGCCGGTGGGGAGCTTGTTCTTCAGGAAGACGAGCTGGCCGATGCGGACTGGTTCCTGCCCGGAGATACGCCCCCGGTACCGCCGCAAACGACCATTGCCGGTCGCCTGATCCGGGCCATGGAGCATGATATTGCACGGGGAGGGGGGGATCTGTGAAGACGGACGCTTGCCCCCGGGTTCTGGTGTTCGATTCCGGTGTTGGTGGCCTGAGTGTGGCCGCCAGTGTCATCCGGCATTTGCCGGGAACGGAGCTGGTATACCTGGCCGACAATGCCGGCTTCCCGTACGGCGATCAGCCGGAATCGGTGGTCGTCGAACGTTGCTGCCGGTTGATCAGCGACTCACTGGCCCAGTTTCCCTGCGACGTCATCATTGTGGCCTGCAATACTGCCAGCACCGTGGTGCTGCCTCACCTGCGGGCCATGACGGCGATTCCGGTGGTGGGTGTGGTCCCGGCCATCAAGCCGGCGGCCGCCGTGACCCGAAATGGGCGCATCGGTTTGCTGGCAACTCCGGCCACCGTTCGGCGACCCTATCTGGATAACCTGGTCGATGAGTTTGCTGGGCATTGCCAGGTGGAGCGTATCGGCCACCCGGATCTGGTGCGTTGGGTGGAAGAGTCGGTGAGCGGCACCGATGTGCCTCGTAAGGACCTCGCTGATGCGGTCGCCGGTTTTCACCGGGCCGGTGTCGATACCGTGGTTCTGGGGTGCACACACTATCCGTTGTTGCTGGAGGCCCTCCGGGATGTCCTGCCGGACGTGGAGTTCTGGGTTGACTCAGGCGACGCCATCGCCCGGCGGGTGGCCTTTTTGTTGGACGAGCAGGGAAAGTCCGGTGAGGCGAGTCGCGACAACCGCGCCAGTGAGCAACCGGTAAGGGCTGCGCTCTTTTCCGGCCCGGCGCCCGAAGGGGTGGCCGCATTCATGGCCGCCCTGGGCCTGAGCCCGATGGCTGTCTGCGCCAACTGGCCCGCTCAGGCCTGTCCGGCTACAACAGCCGCGTCAGTTTGAACATGGCCAGAAATTCCAGGGCGGGAATCGACCGTTTGTGGCAGCAGTAAGTCTTGAAACCATCCCCCCTGAAGCGCGATTTGGTGAACTCGAGTCCTTTGAAGTTGTAAAGGAAATTCCCTTTCTCGTAGACCAGGTGCAGGAGCCGTTTCAGTGCGCGGCTTTCCTGGTGCTCGGTCGTGGCATCGAGCGACAGCGGAATCAGGCCAAGATCCAGGTAGGGCACGCCCTCGGCTTTGAACACGTCCATGGCATGAGCCATCAGGGTGTAGAAAATGCCCTGGCGGAAATCGGCGTTGGCACGGGAAATGTTCGGCACGTAACTGATGATCTCGTTGTTGCGATAGATCGGGTCGAAATAGATGAAGCCCACGGCCTTGTCGCCCTGATAGGCGTAGAAATGCCGTTCGTTTTCCCGGTACTCCATTTCCATGGGTCGAATCAGGAAGCGGATCTCGTTACTCTTGCATTTCCGGGTCCGGATCCAGGCTTCTGAAATTTCCCGGGTGTGGTCATCACTGAAGCGCTCTTTCACCGTTATGTTGTTCTTTTCGGCCTGGTTCAGCGCCGTCCGCAGGATCTGTTTTTTCTTGCCGGCCAGAGACCATTTGCGCAGATCGATCCGTGACTCACTGCCAAACTGCGTTCCGTACAGGCCAAACCGCAGGTGCAGGAAATCGACCACCGGCTTCGATACCTGAACGTAGCAGGCATTCGGGAAGCGATTATGAAAGTGTTCAAGAATGACGGCGAAGTTCTCAGGGGCGCAGACCGGGTCCGACAGCACAAACGTTCCCCCCCACTTGCGCATGTAGGCAAGGTAGCCGACGCCGGGCACATCAAAGTATTGCATGCCCGGTTGCAGGGTCGAGAAGGACTGGGAGTGAATCCCGTATTTTTTCAGGTAACCAACCCTCTCCGCAAAGGTAAACGAGTTGTCCGCCAGTTCACGGAGTCCGTTCAGTGCAAGAATCTGATCCGACATGTCTCTGCTCCCCGAGTTATTGTTGGTTGGATGGCTGCGGCACTCAGGCCTGCTTGCGGCCGAGGATGGACCAGTAGCAGTCCATGTTCAGGAGCTTGAAATGCTTCTTTTCGGTGACCTGCAGGCCCAGGCGCTGCATGTGCTCGGGGTAGTTGTAGATTTTATGGAAGGCGTTGTTGGCAAAGAGCCAGAACGTAAAGACCGCCATGTACCAGTACAGCTTCTTGAACAGACGGGCGACCACATTGCCTGTGGGGTAGCAGAAGTCTCCCACCACGACACGTGCATCGGCTTTGCCCAGGCGAATCAGGTGTTCCAGTACCCGGACCATCATGTCTTCGTCGAACACGTTCAGGAAGAAGTTGGCCACGACCATGTCGTACTGTTCGAACTCCTCCACCTTCATGATGTCGCTGTGGATGCGTCGGATGGTAAGGTGAGGTGCTTCCTTCTGCTGGGCTTCTCCAAACTTGCGCAGCATCGTTTCGGAGAGATCGACAACGGTAACGTCAGCGCCCAGTTCCGCGGCCCGGATGGCATCTCTGCCATGACCCACACCGGCAAACAGGATACGGTCGCCGGGTTGCACGGTTTCCACATCAAGCATGGCGGTTTTGCAGCGGTGTATGTTCTTGCCGCTGTAGAGGTTGCTCAGAAAATCGTAAACCGGACCGATGTATTTGTACTTGTCGCGCATGATGACTGCTGCCTGTTCTTGTTCCTCTGGATGTTGTCACCGTTTTTGTCGTTGTTGCCCGACAGCCTGTCGGGATTCCGGTGATCAACGCCTGATGAATCCGAGCTTAGAGAACAGGGGGAGGGATTTATGTGCAGCAATACGCATTTCGAGATACAAAAAATAACGCATTGCAATACTTTGCAAACCGTTTCAAGGTTTCAGTTAGGAGTGTCTGACAATCGATAATTGGGCGTCAGAGAGCGGCGGCTTTAGCGGTCGGTTGCCCCAGGGTTCTGGAGATGTGCGCGGCCGGCCGGGCAGGGCCATAAAAGAAGCCCTGAACCTGATGGCAGCCGAGCCTGCGAAGGTATTCTAGCTGTTCATCCGTTTCAACACCTTCCGCGACAATTTCCAGCTTGAGACCGTGGGCCATGGCAACGATGGCATTCACAATGCAGGCGCCGTCGTCGCCGCTGCGGATGGCTTTGACAAAGGACTGGTCGACTTTCAGGGTATGGATGGGAAGCCGGTGCAGGTAATTCAGGGAGGAATAGCCTGTGCCGAAATCGTCGATAGCGATGCGCACACCCATGGCAGCCAGTTCCCGCAGTTTCTGACTGATCTGCTCAAGATCGTTCATGATCACATTCTCGGTGATCTCGATTTCCAGGTTTTCGGCGGGGAACCGGTGGGCCCGTACCCGTTGCATGAGTGTCTCGACAAACTTCGGATGCTCGACCTGAACTGGCGACAGGTTGACCGCCAGGCGCAGGTCCGGATGCCCGGACCGAATCCACAGTCCAACGTCCTCGCAGGCTTGGTCAAGGACCCGCTCGCTGAGTTGCCCGATCAGCCGGGTTTCTTCCGCCAAGGGCAGAAAGTCCCTGGGGTAGAGTAACCCCCGTTCCGGATGCTGCCAGCGAACGAGGGCCTCGAGCCCGACAATTCGATTGGTGGTGGAACACACCTGGGGCTGATAGAACACCCGCAATTCGTCCCGTTCGAGCGCCAGACGGAGATCCCGTTCCAGGTTGAGTCGGTTGGCCGAATCGATGCTCATGCTTTCGGAGTAGAAGCGGTAGCCGTCCTTGCCCCGGGCTTTGACGTGATACATCGCGATGTCGGCATTCTGGATCAGCTGGTCCATGCTGTCGCCGGCTTCCGGATAGATGGAAATGCCAATGCTGACCCCGACAAACACTTCATGGTCGCCAAGCTGAAAAGGCGCCCGCAGCGCATTGATCAACTTCTTTGCGATTTGCCTCGCATCCTCGTGATTGTGGATGGAGGGGAGCAGGAGGGTGAATTCATCACCACCAAAGCGGGACAGGGTGTCACCCTTCCGAAGGCATTTTTCCAGTCGGTGTGTCACCGCCTGCAGCAGCCGGTCACCCATGGCGTGTCCGAGGGTGTCATTTACCACCTTGAAACGGTCGAGGTCCAGGAACATCACGGCCAGTTTCTGGTCGCTTCGGCGGGCATGGGTAATGGCGAGTTCGAGGCGATCCTTGAACAGGGCCCGGTTGGGGAGCCGTGTCAGGAGATCGTGGTAAGCCTGGAAGTTGATAAAGGCCTCGGCCTCCTTACGTTCTGTGACATCACGGGCAGTCCCGTAATAACGAGCGGTCTGGCCGTTACCACCGCCCTGGGTGGCCTGGGAGTGTGGCCATGTCTGCGGGTCGATCGGAAACGCCGTGATCTCGAAGTGCCGGGTCGCCCGACGGCTGCCACGGGTCTTCAGGCGAACTTCCAGGGTCCGGGGGTTGTCGGCCGTGATATTGGGGCCGTTCAGGGCGTACATGCCGCGGGTGACATCGCGATCATCCAGGATATGACGGAAATGGTGCCCGCAGAGCTCGGAGGGCTGGTAGCCAAGCAGGCTTTCGACTTTGCTGTTCACGAAACAGAAATGGCCGTCGTCGTCGAGCATGAACACAATGTCTGGAGAGCTGTTGACGATGTATCGGTGCAGTGCCTCGGACTTCTCCAGGCGCAGCTGAATGTGTTCGTGGGCCTTGAGCAGGGACTGTTTGTTGGTCACGCTGGCGACCGTTGCCAGCAGCTCTTCCGGATCGAACGGTTTTCGAATGTAGTCCAGCGCACCCCGGCGCAAGGCCCGGCTCACAGCGCTGAAGGAGCTTTCGCCGCTGACCACGATGGCGCCGCAGTCCGGTTGCACCTCGGTCAGGTGGGCCATGACATCGAAGCCGTCCACCTCGGGCATCCTGAGGTCGAGCAGGGCCAGGTCAAAGGTCTGGGTATCCACCAGCTCGCAGGCCCGTTTTCCGCCGTGGGCCTCGGTGACGTGGTAACCGCTGTCACGCAGCAGCGTGGCGAGTGTATCCAGCAAACGGGGTTCGTCATCCACCACCAGAATGCGTGCCATTAACTCGTTACTGAAAGGCTGATCAGTGAGTTCAGGTGCCATCGCTCTATGTCCGTCGTTTCTGCGTCAGTCGGTCTCGTTCTTTTTATGGCTGGCCGCGGGGAGCAATATCCTGAAGGTTGTGCCCTCCTGCCCCGTGCGACAAGCAATGATGCCCTCCATGTCATCAATTAGCTGCTTCACAATACTCAGGCCCAATCCGCTGTGGCCTTCTCCTTTCGTGCTTTTCACCGGTGTGAACAGGGCACTACGGATGTCATCGGGAATTCCTGTTCCCGTATCCGTAATCTCCAGCTCCACCCAGGTCCGGTTGTTCTGCCAGACCGGAGCTGATGTCCTTATCTCAACCTTGCCGCCTTCCTCGGGCAGGCTTTCTGCTGCATTACGCACAAGGTTGATGACAATCTGGCGAACAGGTGCCGCACCCACTGTCAGTAGGGTCGGCTGCCTGCACAGTAACACGTTGAGGTGGCGTTTTCCGTTCGCGAAAAGGCTGTCCTCGAGAATGCGGGACAGGTTTTTTAGTTCGGTATTGAGTTCAACGCCTTCGGCATGATCGCTTGTAGGGGTGGTATGGCTCATCTGCAACAGAAGGTTGCCTGCCCGATCAAGTTCATCGCGGATGACATCCAGTTCCTGCTGAACCTCTGCGTCCTCGAGGCGATTCCTGAGCTGGTAAATGTATTGGCGGATGATGGTCAGAGGATTACTGACTTCATGAATCTGCCTGCGGACCATTTCGCGTGCGACTTCCTGCTCGATGGCGTCCTGCTGGTTGTCCGCGTCTGAGGTCTGGGGCCGGTCGCCGAGGACTACCGACAGTTGTCGGGTAAACAGGGCCGCCAGCTCCGTCGTGGTTGTGGGATCCTTCTCATCGGTGCCCAGGGCGAACACGCCGGGACTGTCGTTGGCGGTGATCACCGGCACCGCAAGCATTGACGGGGTGCGGAGCAGATTCAGGAGTTGGCGATCGAGGACCGTGGGCGAACGGTCGGCCAGACAGACCGGCTTGCCGGAGCTGAACGCATCGGTCAGCACGCTGCCCCCGGGCTTGGCCGAAACGGCGAGCTCGGGAACTGTGCCGGTGGTGCCGGACAGGAGTACGAGGTTGTCTTCGCTGTGGGCGAAGCACAGTGCCGGCAGCCCCGTCACCAGCGTCAGACTGTTTACGGTTTCGGAGAGAATGTCATCGATCGGGCCGTTGAGATTGGCGAGGCCGAGCGCCTGGTTTGCCATTGCCTGTCGCAGGATGGTTTGTTTCAGCTTCCGGGTGGCGACTTCACCGTGGTATTCATCGTCCAGCGGAATACCGAGGGATGCGGCCATGCCAGATACTTCGTGGGAAATCCGGCGATTTATCTCCCTGGTCAGTTCTTCGCTCAGACCAAAGACGGTGGCCGCCGCCGCAATACCGGCTGCATCGGACAGCGCCAGTCGTGTGGCCAGGCTGATCAGCTTGACCAGGTGACCGGCATCGCGGAGTTCGTTTGGCAGTGCCTGCTGGTAGCGCATCGCGTCAGCAGCCATGGGCCCAAGCCCCCAGGCCGTGACCAGCTCAGCGGCTATGTCCGACTGGTGGTTGAAAAAGTACTGCTTCGCGTCAGTCGCCGTCGTCTTGATCGCAATCAGTTCGCCGATGTTGTGAAGCATGCCCAGCATGAAGGCTTCATCGGGCTCCCGGTAACGGGTCAGCGTGGCAAGCGCGCGAGCGGTCAGGGCCGTGGTCAGTGAATGTCGCCAGAAATCCCTGAGGTGTTGCCACTCGTCGCCCCCCAGTTCAAACAGCAACTGGCGCAGGGCCGCAGTCAAGACCAGGGTATGGAAACGACGGGTGCCGAGCCTCAAGAGGGCCTGATCCACGGAGGTAATGCGTGTTGCCGGACGGTAGAGTGCGGAATTGGCGAGGGCGAGGATTCGGGCGACGAGGGCTGTGTCTACCGACACGATCTCGCTGATGGTCCGGTAGCTCTCGTCCTGATGACAGGCCTCAAGTGCCCGTAGGGTAACCTCCGGGAGACTTGGTAACTGTAGATCAGGAGCTAAATCCATAGAGCTTACCTGTCGCGCCTAATTCGGTGTCATGTCGTTGTAGGGTCGGGCATGACCGAGTGTTTGTTGTTGTTGTTACAGTCGAGCTTAGACAATAATCCGTCGTTATTAAATACTTATTGGTGTATTTTTAAGCAGTATATTATCTGTCTTGTGATATGTGTAGAATTTTTACAGGTTAGTGTAACTGAATCCTTACAATCAGGGACCTGGAACTCCGGTCATGACCGTCAAAGCGTCTGACAATCACAAGTTGAACCAGCCTCGAACGATCGCCATTACCGGCGGTAAAGGGGGGGTGGGCAAAACGTCGGTCGCCCTTAACCTGGCGCTTACGTTGTCGCGCCAGGATAACCGGGTTCTGTTGCTGGACGGAGACACCGATCTTGCCAATGTCAGCATCATGGTTGGTCTCTATCCCGAGAAAACCCTGGCCAATGTGATTGCCGGTCACTGCCGGTTGCAGGACACCCTGCTCAAGACCGACTACGGCCTGCATATTGTGCCTGGCGCTTCTGGCGTTCAGGAGTGCATGGACATGAGTCCCTCTGACAGCCTGCGAATTCTGCGCGCACTCTCCCAACTGGAAAGCCAGTACGACTACGTCATCATCGACACCGCTGCCGGGCTGCAGGCGCCGAGCCTTCATATGATCGCGGCGGCGGAACTGGCCTGTATCGTCGTGACTCCGGACCCGGCGTCGCTGACCGATGCATTCTCACTCATCAAGGTCATCCGTCGTCGGGGCTACAAGCGGGTTCCCAGTGTTCTGGTCAACATGGCCCAGGGGGCCAGTCAGGCCCGGTCCGTGTTCCAGCGCCTGGATTCGGCCGCCCGACGTCATCTCGACCTGACCCTCCATTACATGGGCGGTATCTGGAGAGACGAAACCCTGCGTCAGTCGGTGCTCAACCAGAAGCCGGTGGCGCTACTGCCGGTTGGCGACCCGTCCTGCCGTCAGTTTCACACCCTGGCGGACATGCTCAATGTTCGCCTCTCCCAGCTGCCATCGAGAAAGGCGGGAATCGCGGCGTACTGGCACCGGGTCTCGCGCCAACAACCAGAAACCAAACCGACGCCGGCGCCTGCGGCCGGGCCGGCGAATCCGCGTGAGCGATGCCTGAATGCGGTTCAGGATCTGGAGATCACGCTGGCGCAAACCCCGGACAATGGCATGCTGCGTTATGAGGCATTTACCCGGCTTTTTGCACTTCTGGGGAGCACGCCAGACGGTGACACCATTGAGATTATTCAAACCGGGCTTGGCTCACTCGAGTGGGAAAAACTGAGCGGCGAGGAGAGGCGTCATCTGGCCACGCATCTCAGGCATCTGGCTGACCAGATTGCCCCGGAGCTTGGCCCGGAAACATCGCCGGTCTCGACGGCCGGGCCTTCAGAGCCTGTCTACGATCGCGTCAGCTTTGGCGAGCAGGACCGCCTGGTGAGGGCGTTAAGGGAGCAGCCCGCAGAAATCTCGCTGGACCAATTGCTCCGCTCCCTGGCCGGCAACGACCGTAAGTGACCCCGAATTTCCCCTGATAACCTGACCTCTTTTCCGTCATTTCATTAGCACTTTTTGTGGCGTAACTTTGCTGTGTGTCACCGCTCTGTCACGAATAGTGTGCAAATATTAATCATGACGGTCGGTGATGGCCCGTATAATGCACTGGCTTTTCTGTGAATGATTCACAAGCCCGTTTTTCCCCGCCGGCAAGGTGTTCGACCGGCTATAGAATTGAATGTTGAGAAGGAGTT
This region of Marinobacter arenosus genomic DNA includes:
- a CDS encoding class I SAM-dependent methyltransferase; amino-acid sequence: MRDKYKYIGPVYDFLSNLYSGKNIHRCKTAMLDVETVQPGDRILFAGVGHGRDAIRAAELGADVTVVDLSETMLRKFGEAQQKEAPHLTIRRIHSDIMKVEEFEQYDMVVANFFLNVFDEDMMVRVLEHLIRLGKADARVVVGDFCYPTGNVVARLFKKLYWYMAVFTFWLFANNAFHKIYNYPEHMQRLGLQVTEKKHFKLLNMDCYWSILGRKQA
- a CDS encoding DUF2156 domain-containing protein, yielding MSDQILALNGLRELADNSFTFAERVGYLKKYGIHSQSFSTLQPGMQYFDVPGVGYLAYMRKWGGTFVLSDPVCAPENFAVILEHFHNRFPNACYVQVSKPVVDFLHLRFGLYGTQFGSESRIDLRKWSLAGKKKQILRTALNQAEKNNITVKERFSDDHTREISEAWIRTRKCKSNEIRFLIRPMEMEYRENERHFYAYQGDKAVGFIYFDPIYRNNEIISYVPNISRANADFRQGIFYTLMAHAMDVFKAEGVPYLDLGLIPLSLDATTEHQESRALKRLLHLVYEKGNFLYNFKGLEFTKSRFRGDGFKTYCCHKRSIPALEFLAMFKLTRLL
- the murI gene encoding glutamate racemase — its product is MKTDACPRVLVFDSGVGGLSVAASVIRHLPGTELVYLADNAGFPYGDQPESVVVERCCRLISDSLAQFPCDVIIVACNTASTVVLPHLRAMTAIPVVGVVPAIKPAAAVTRNGRIGLLATPATVRRPYLDNLVDEFAGHCQVERIGHPDLVRWVEESVSGTDVPRKDLADAVAGFHRAGVDTVVLGCTHYPLLLEALRDVLPDVEFWVDSGDAIARRVAFLLDEQGKSGEASRDNRASEQPVRAALFSGPAPEGVAAFMAALGLSPMAVCANWPAQACPATTAASV
- a CDS encoding EAL domain-containing response regulator, which encodes MAPELTDQPFSNELMARILVVDDEPRLLDTLATLLRDSGYHVTEAHGGKRACELVDTQTFDLALLDLRMPEVDGFDVMAHLTEVQPDCGAIVVSGESSFSAVSRALRRGALDYIRKPFDPEELLATVASVTNKQSLLKAHEHIQLRLEKSEALHRYIVNSSPDIVFMLDDDGHFCFVNSKVESLLGYQPSELCGHHFRHILDDRDVTRGMYALNGPNITADNPRTLEVRLKTRGSRRATRHFEITAFPIDPQTWPHSQATQGGGNGQTARYYGTARDVTERKEAEAFINFQAYHDLLTRLPNRALFKDRLELAITHARRSDQKLAVMFLDLDRFKVVNDTLGHAMGDRLLQAVTHRLEKCLRKGDTLSRFGGDEFTLLLPSIHNHEDARQIAKKLINALRAPFQLGDHEVFVGVSIGISIYPEAGDSMDQLIQNADIAMYHVKARGKDGYRFYSESMSIDSANRLNLERDLRLALERDELRVFYQPQVCSTTNRIVGLEALVRWQHPERGLLYPRDFLPLAEETRLIGQLSERVLDQACEDVGLWIRSGHPDLRLAVNLSPVQVEHPKFVETLMQRVRAHRFPAENLEIEITENVIMNDLEQISQKLRELAAMGVRIAIDDFGTGYSSLNYLHRLPIHTLKVDQSFVKAIRSGDDGACIVNAIVAMAHGLKLEIVAEGVETDEQLEYLRRLGCHQVQGFFYGPARPAAHISRTLGQPTAKAAAL
- a CDS encoding AAA family ATPase, yielding MTVKASDNHKLNQPRTIAITGGKGGVGKTSVALNLALTLSRQDNRVLLLDGDTDLANVSIMVGLYPEKTLANVIAGHCRLQDTLLKTDYGLHIVPGASGVQECMDMSPSDSLRILRALSQLESQYDYVIIDTAAGLQAPSLHMIAAAELACIVVTPDPASLTDAFSLIKVIRRRGYKRVPSVLVNMAQGASQARSVFQRLDSAARRHLDLTLHYMGGIWRDETLRQSVLNQKPVALLPVGDPSCRQFHTLADMLNVRLSQLPSRKAGIAAYWHRVSRQQPETKPTPAPAAGPANPRERCLNAVQDLEITLAQTPDNGMLRYEAFTRLFALLGSTPDGDTIEIIQTGLGSLEWEKLSGEERRHLATHLRHLADQIAPELGPETSPVSTAGPSEPVYDRVSFGEQDRLVRALREQPAEISLDQLLRSLAGNDRK
- a CDS encoding HDOD domain-containing protein, with amino-acid sequence MDLAPDLQLPSLPEVTLRALEACHQDESYRTISEIVSVDTALVARILALANSALYRPATRITSVDQALLRLGTRRFHTLVLTAALRQLLFELGGDEWQHLRDFWRHSLTTALTARALATLTRYREPDEAFMLGMLHNIGELIAIKTTATDAKQYFFNHQSDIAAELVTAWGLGPMAADAMRYQQALPNELRDAGHLVKLISLATRLALSDAAGIAAAATVFGLSEELTREINRRISHEVSGMAASLGIPLDDEYHGEVATRKLKQTILRQAMANQALGLANLNGPIDDILSETVNSLTLVTGLPALCFAHSEDNLVLLSGTTGTVPELAVSAKPGGSVLTDAFSSGKPVCLADRSPTVLDRQLLNLLRTPSMLAVPVITANDSPGVFALGTDEKDPTTTTELAALFTRQLSVVLGDRPQTSDADNQQDAIEQEVAREMVRRQIHEVSNPLTIIRQYIYQLRNRLEDAEVQQELDVIRDELDRAGNLLLQMSHTTPTSDHAEGVELNTELKNLSRILEDSLFANGKRHLNVLLCRQPTLLTVGAAPVRQIVINLVRNAAESLPEEGGKVEIRTSAPVWQNNRTWVELEITDTGTGIPDDIRSALFTPVKSTKGEGHSGLGLSIVKQLIDDMEGIIACRTGQEGTTFRILLPAASHKKNETD
- the nudC gene encoding NAD(+) diphosphatase — its product is MAISNTGWTPGWTTNPPQAGDQLLAISGSTILKPSEGWFLSWKSVGHQGAGCEAVALGTWDGKPVYVTELADPDLPGLEPVALRDALLLMDEAPADLLSTGFQVWQWWRDHRYCGRCGLETAFHPAERAKWCEPCGIPWYPRLAPCVIVVIRREDRLLLARSSRARHHFYSLIAGFVEPGESLEEAVAREVKEETGLDVANVRYQSSQPWPFPHQLMVGFFADYAGGELVLQEDELADADWFLPGDTPPVPPQTTIAGRLIRAMEHDIARGGGDL